The DNA window AATATGGCGGTATAGTAAGAAGAGCGATGACTAGAATCAGCCCAACAACACGAATCGTAGCCACCACACAAAGTGCCATCATACATACTAATAAATAGTGAAAAAATGTTGTATTTACGCCGCGCAACTTTGCAAACTCTGCATCAAAGCTAATAGCTACAAATTGACGATAAAAAAGAGCAATGAGTGCTAAAAATAAGATATCTAAAATACTCATAAATGTTATATCTTGCCCGCTTACTGCTAAGATAGAGCCAAAGAGATAACTCATAAGGTCGGCATTGTATCCTGGAGTTAAATCGATAAAAATGATACCAATAGCCATACCAAATGCCCAAATAGCACCGATAACTGAGTCGATGTTGGTTTTATCTTTTAACGTGATAGTGGCGATTATAAGGGCTAAAAAGAGTGAAAATATACTAGCTCCAAGAAGTGGTTCAAGCGAGAAGAAAAAGGCAAGTCCGATGCCGCCATATGCTCCGTGCGCGATACCGCCAGCGATAAAAGTCATTTTATTTATAACAACGAGCGAGCCTATGAGCCCACAAATGATACTAATTAAAATGCCAGCAATAAAGGCATTTTGCATAAAATTTAACTCTAAAATTTCACTCATTTTATCTCTTTAGCTTAAAAACATTACTTTTGATTTTGCACTCACATTCACCAAGTGCGATCTCGACGTCGCAAAAATGGCTATGAGATTTTGCCAAATGCTCTATAAATTCTCTTTTTGCAGTATCTTCATGAGTTTTATGGATATGCAAATTTTTACTCACATAGGCGATTTTTGTAGCATAATTTAGCACGATATTTAGATCGTGACTTACTAAAACTACGCCAACACCACTTGCATTTATATTTTTTAAAATTTCATAAATTTCAGCCTGGCCCTTTGTGTCGATACTAGCTGTTGGTTCGTCTAAAACGAGAACTTTTGCATTTGCACAAAGCGCTCTTGCGATATATACACGCTGTCTTTGACCACCGCTTAGCTCACCAATTCTAGCGCTTGCAAATTCTTTCATGCCAACTTTCTCAAGGGCACCAAGAGCCATTTGTTTCTCACCTCGCGAGTAAAAACCAAAAATTTTTTTGTCTATTAGTCCCATTAAAACTAC is part of the Campylobacter concisus genome and encodes:
- a CDS encoding metal ABC transporter ATP-binding protein; this translates as MKEIIKIKNLNFSYDKQVVLEGINLDYSSDEFLAIIGPNGGGKSTLLKLILGLLKPQSGEIKLFGKEPSEVSKFIGYVPQNFLSNQSFPMMVLEVVLMGLIDKKIFGFYSRGEKQMALGALEKVGMKEFASARIGELSGGQRQRVYIARALCANAKVLVLDEPTASIDTKGQAEIYEILKNINASGVGVVLVSHDLNIVLNYATKIAYVSKNLHIHKTHEDTAKREFIEHLAKSHSHFCDVEIALGECECKIKSNVFKLKR
- a CDS encoding metal ABC transporter permease, translating into MSEILELNFMQNAFIAGILISIICGLIGSLVVINKMTFIAGGIAHGAYGGIGLAFFFSLEPLLGASIFSLFLALIIATITLKDKTNIDSVIGAIWAFGMAIGIIFIDLTPGYNADLMSYLFGSILAVSGQDITFMSILDILFLALIALFYRQFVAISFDAEFAKLRGVNTTFFHYLLVCMMALCVVATIRVVGLILVIALLTIPPYLAQIFAKRLGLMMLISTIFSIIFCFSGLFISFYFNLTGGASIILVASLCFFAFCFKFKSLRQ